DNA sequence from the Arthrobacter jinronghuae genome:
ATCCGGTCTTGAAGGTCGAGGTAAAGACTCTCGTTCTGCAACAGGATGGACTCGGTGTCCGTGATTATCCTGCCTACTGCTGCAGCGTCTATGTCATAGGCGCCCATTTTCTCCCCCTTGTACGGGCCCCGAACTGCAGCAAGAATGCTGCAGTCGCGAGGCGGCGGGAGAGCCGCACTATGACAGTTCCCCCTGAATGTCAGGAAGAACATAACCCGCCGGAAGGAATCCGTACATGGGGAGAACTACCCATGCTTCGTGTCCTAGAGGGCGGTCGTCCCGAAAACCATGCCCAGCAGATACGTGGCGGCGGCTGCACCAAGGCCGATTGCCAGCTGCCGCAGTGCCCGTTTGAGGGGCGACGCACCGGAGAGCAGGCCGACGACGGCGCCGGTCATCAACAGTGCCAGGCCCACCAAGACGCAGGAGAGCACGACGGCGGTCATCCCGGTGAGGCCAAACAGGTAGGGGAGTACCGGAATCACCGCACCGGATGCGAAGAAGCAGAAGCTGGAGGCCGCAGCACCCAGCCCCGTCCCTACGGACTCGTGCTCGTCGCGTTTGTCTTCGGCGTCCGCCTCGGGGTTCAGCGAGAAACTCGGATCGCAGTCGCAGCTGTAAAGGCCCATCCGTTCCGCCGCACGGTGTTCGGCCGCCTCCTTGGTCATGCCGCGTGCCCGGTACACCAGCACCAGCTCGTTGGCGTCAATATCCAGCGACTTCGCGGCCGACAGCGTGATCTGCGTGGGCCGGGAGGCCTCCAGCAGTTCACGCTGGGACCGGACCGAGACATATTCTCCCGCCCCCATGGACAACGCTCCGGCAAGCAGGCCGGCCAGGCCGCTGATGAGGATGAACGTACTGGACACTCCAGTGGCGCCGATGCCCATGATGAGGGCAAGGTTGCTGACGAGCCCGTCATTGGCGCCGAATACCGCCGCACGGAAGTTCCCCGACAGCCGGGTCCGTCCCCGGGTGGCCAGCCCACGGATCACTTCCTCGTGAATCTGTTCATCGGCGGCCATCGCACTGGTGGCATTGGGATCCTGGGCATAGGGGGAGCGGCCCTCGGCGCGCTGCGCCAAGGCCAGCACGAACACCGAGCCGAAACGACGGGCCAGCAGGCCGAGGACGCGGTTGCGGAAGGAAGCACGTGCCTTGCGCCCGGCGTCGTCGCCCAGCAGCGTGCGCCAGTGTTCTTCGTGGCGGCCCTCAGCCTCGGCCAGTGCCAGGAGGATGTCGCGTTCCTCACCGTCCCGGCGTTCAGCCAGATACCGGTAGGTAGCTGCCTCGGCCTGTTCATCGGCCAGATACTGCCGCCATCGTTTTTTGTCGGCGTTGGAAGGAACGCTGGAATCGCTGAATGCGGGATCCGGCGAGGAAGGGGAATTCACGGTGCTCCTGACAGGGACCGGAAACGGGGGATCCGGTCAGTTCAAAGTAAAAGACAACTCTTCTGACCGAAGGTCTCGCTCGCCCGCGGCCGGATGCCGGCGGGTGGACTGCCGGGACGCCGCGGCGTCCAGTATGTCGACAGGCCTCGGCGGAAACTGAACCATTTGGGCTGACCCATCAAGTCCGCACCGGAGCTACTCCCCTTCGCGTGTCCTAGTCTAGTCGAATCCGGTGGCTGAACCGGTCGGAGATGCGCGATACGCCCGAGCCCGGTTTCGGGCCCTAAGCACCCTGACTTCTTGTCCGTGACGGGCAGGCGCTAGAGTCAGATTGTGAGCAAAAACTTCCCTCTTACGGATCCTGCCCGCCCTTGGACCCGCCACTACAGCGAGGGAGTCCTGGAAGGCTTCAGCCTCCCGGATGAGTCCCTCGTTGACGTGGTGGAGAGCTCGGTCCGCAAATACCGTTCCAAGACCGCCCTGCAGTTTTTCGGTGCCACCACTTCCTACGAGGAACTGGGTGACCAGATCCGTCGTGCGGCGACGGGCTTGATGAAGCTCGGCGTGCGTAAGGGGGACCGGGTGGCACTTGTGCTGCCCAACTCGCCGCAGCACGTGGTGGCGTTCTACGCCGTCCTCCGTCTGGGGGCCGTGGTGGTGGAACACAACCCGCTCTATACCGACCGGGAGCTGCGGCACCAGTTCGAGGACCACGGCGCCACCGTGGCCGTGGTCTGGGACAAGGTTGTGGAGAACGTCCAGAAGCTGCCGGCAGATATTCCGGTGCGCAGCATTGTTTCGGTGGACCTGATCCCGGCCATGCCGCTGGTCAACCGGCTGGCGCTGAAGCTCCCCGTTCCCGCCCTGCGCGAGGCACGGGCAGCCCTTTCCCCTTCCAAGCGTCCGCCCCGCGGGCCGCGGCGCGTGGTGCGGTGGCAGGAACTGCTGGACAACCGGCCGCTGCGCAAACGCCATCCGCGTCCAGAGGCGACGGATCTGGCAGCCATCCAGTACACCAGCGGAACCACTGCCGATCCCAAGGGCGCCATGCTGACGCATGCCAACCTCGTGGCCAATGCGGCACAGGGGCGGGCGTGGGTTCCCGGGCTGAAGCCCGGCAATGAAACCTTCTACGCCGTGCTGCCCATGTTCCATGCCTATGGACTGACCCTGTGCCTTACCACCGCCATGAGCCTGGGTGCCCGGGTGGTGCTGTTCCCCAAGTTCGACGTCGACATGACGCTCAAGGCCATGAAAAAGACCCCGGCCACCTTCCTCCCGGCCGTACCGCCCATTTACGAGCGCCTGGCCGCGGGAGCCAAGGAACAAAACATTTCCCTTCGGGGCGTCCGGTCCGCCATTTCCGGTGCCATGAACCTCCCGCCCCGAACGGTCGAAATCTGGGAAGAGGCCACCGGGGGACTCCTGATCGAGGGCTACGGCCTGACTGAAACATCTCCCATCGCGCTGGGCAACCCGTTCGCCAAGTCGCGGAAACCGGGAACGGTGGGCGTGCCCTTCCCGCTGACAGACATCCGGGTGGTGGATCCCGAGCACCCCTCCGTCGATGTGCCCCAGGGCCACCGGGGCGAACTGCTGATCAAGGGCCCGCAGGTCTTTGCCGGCTACTGGAACAAGCCCCGGGAAACCGAGGCGGTACTGCTCGACGGCGGCTGGTTCCGTACCGGAGACATTGTCACCGTGGACGAGGACCACTTTGTTACCATCGTGGACCGGATCAAGGAGCTGATCATTACCGGCGGCTTCAATGTGTCCCCCTCGGAAGTGGAAAACGCCCTGAAGCGTCACGAATCCGTCGACGACGTCGCCGTCGTCGGCCTGCTCCGTTCCGGCGGCGGCGAGGACGTGGTGGCAGCGGTGGTACCCAAGGCCGGTTCCCGTTTCAACGCCGAGGAACTGCGGGCATTCGTGCGCAAGGAGCTGGCAGCCTATAAGGTGCCCCGCCGGATCGTGGAGATCCAGGAGTTGCCGAAGTCCCTGATCGGCAAGGTCCTGCGACGGCATGTCCGCGACAGCCTGCAGAACGGCAGCGCCGGTACCGTGCAGGCCGACGGCACCGCAGAAACGAATTCCCCTACTGATTCCCAGAGCAAGCCGTGACCAGGAAGAAGCAAACATGAGCGCATCAAGCCCTAACAGGGTTGAACGGGATACCCAGCCGGATCACGCCAGACCCGGACGGTACTGGAGCGGCGCCCTTGGCCATGCCGGGCAGCGCTCCGCCCAGATCCTGCTGATCCTGCTTCTGGTTTCGGTGACGGTCTACGGGCTGCTGCAGGTCACGCTGGTGGTTATTCCCGTGCTGCTGGCATTGATCCTGGGTGCGGCCATCGCTCCGTTCGTGAACTGGCTCCGCCGCAAGGGATGGCCCAGCGCGCTGGCGACAGGCCTGTCCTTCCTGCTGCTGCTCGGGATTTTCGGCGGGTTGGTCACCGGAATCGTGTTCGCCATCCGCAGCGAATGGGGCGATCTGGTGGACCAGGCCGTGGCAGGCTTCGACCAGCTCTACGACTTTGTACTTAACGGCCCGCTCCCGATCGACCAGGAGATGCTCGCCAACGCGCGGGACGCCGTTATCGACTTTGCAACCAGCAGCACGGTAAGCAGCGGGGCCATCGCCGGGATCTCCGCGGCCACGACCTTTGCCACCGGGTTCCTGCTGATGGCAGTGGTCCTGTTCTACTTCCTCAAGGACGGGGACCGGATCTGGGCCTTCTTCCTGCGCATGTTCCCCGAGGGCGACCGCCGGGACAAGGCCCGCCTCTCCGGCTTCCGCGTCATGGAGGTCCTCGGCGGGTACATCCGCGGCACCGCCATTGTGGCGCTGGTCGATTCGGTGTGCATCGGTGCGGCGCTGTTCATCCTGCAGGTTCCGCTGGCCCTGCCGCTGACCGTGATTGTGTTTGTCGGCTCGTTCATCCCGCTGGTCGGCGCCACCGCTGCCGGTGTCTTCGCAGCCCTGATCGCACTGGTGGCCAACGGACCGGTTGTTGCCCTGATCGTCGTCGTGGTGATCATTGCGGTGAACCAGCTGGAGGGCAACTTCCTGCAGCCGGTGGTCATGGGCAAGTCCCTGAGCATCCACGCCCTCGTGATCCTGCTGGCCCTGACCGCAGGAACCATCCTCGCCGGCATCGTCGGCGCTATCCTGGCCGTCCCGATCGCCGCCGTGGGCTGGGCCGTGATCAAGGTCTGGACCGGTGAGGACAACGGCGAAGATCTCGACGAGGTGAAGGAAATCCCCGATCCGGAGGACCAGCCGGAAATGGAATCCGCGGAAAAGTAGTACCCGCTTAGACGGCCGGCACCCCTTCCGCCTCGGCGCTGGAGGTGCCGGCCACCCGTTTCTCCCAGGCTGCCCGGACCTCGGGGGCCGTGGGACGGGAGAGCAGCGACATCACGCAGTAGGCAACGGCCGAGGCGGCGAGCCCGTAGTAGATCGGTTCGTTGGCATACACGCCGTCGTACGGGGCCGCCGCCCGGATCTCAAGGTAGATCATGGTTCCGAGGGTCACCACGGTTCCGGCAGCCATGGACACGCCTGCACCCAGTCCGGTGCCGCGCTTCCACACCAGTCCGCCCAGGATGCTCACCAGCAGTCCACCCACCAAAATGTCGTAAGCGATGGTCAGCGCAGCAACCACGTCCTGGACCACGATGGCCACGAGGATTGCGACGACGCCCAGTCCGAGTACCCAGTAGCGGTTGGACGCGATGTCTTCCCCGGCGTCGTCTCCGGTCTCCGGTTGGGTGCCGGCGCTCCGGTCGGTGGAACTGCCGGAACCACGGCGGAACCATCCGCGGACGAAGGGGACGACGTCGGTACGAGCCACGGTGGCTGCAGCAATCAGCGCCCCCGAGGCAGTGGACATCATGGCGGCGACTGCAGCGGCCAGGACGAGGCCGCCGATGCCAACCGGCAGCAGGTTCATTGCGACGTCGGCGTAGACATCGTCCTGGGACTCCACTGCGGAAAGAGCGACGCTGGCGCCCATGCCGATCAGTGCCCCGGCCACGCCGTAGAGGATGCAGTAGATCCCGGCCGCGGTGCCGCCCCAGCGGGCTATCAGCGGGGTGCGTGCCGTAAAGACCCGCTGCCAGATATCCTGGCCGATCAGCAGGCCCAGCGTGTAGACCACGAAATAGGTGATGATGCTCTGCGCGCCGATACCGGTGATGCTGAAGAATTCCGCTCCGGCACGCTCCCGGATACCGTCAAGGCCCCCGGCGGCGGAGAGCGTAAAGGGCAGCATCAGGGCGAAGACGCCGATGGTCTTGATGATGAACTGCGCCATGTCGGCGAGCGTGATGGACCACATTCCGCCGATGGTGGAGTAGATGAGGACGACGGCGCCGCCCACGGCGATGGCCAGCCACCGCTCAAAGCCGAAGAGGACCACGAAAATGGTGGCATAGGCGCCGGTGGAGGTGGCACAGAGCATCAGCGTGTAGGCCAGCATCACGATCGAGGAAACCTTGGTGGATTCGGTCCCGTAGCGCAGGGACAGCATCTGCGACACGGTGTAGATCCGCAGTTTCTGCAACGTGGAGGCAAAGAGCAGGCTGAGGAGCAGGACTCCGGTGCCGATGGCGACCACCAGCCACATGCCGGAGATGCCGTACTTGTATCCGAGCCCCACCCCGCCGACGGTGGAGGCCCCGCCGAGGACGACGGCGGCCATGGTGCCGGTGTAAAACAGCGGCCCCAGGCGTCGGCCGGCCACCAGATAGTCGCTGACGTTCTTGGTGCGGGACTTGCCCCACCAACCGAAACCCAGCATTGCCAGCAGGTAAAGGACCACGATGGTCCCGTTGATGTATTCCATTGCAGTCCTCGAGCTAGGGAACCGGCCTTGAATTGCCTGACAGGCAACAAGTGTTTACTGAAACTAGTGTGCTTTCAGTCACGCCGTCAATTTAGCCGCCTCGCAATACCACCGCATTACGTGCATGTTTCCCTCGGTATGCTCGTAAGCATGAAGGCCTTGCCCGTAGAACCGACCAACGCTCCCGTGGCGATTGGGGTGCGGATCCGCTCCGCACGCCAGGCCCGGCATCTGACCATTGAGCAGGTGGCTGAAGCCACCGGCCTCACCAAGGGGTTCCTTAGCCGGGTGGAGCGGGACCTGACCTCTCCGTCAGTGGCTTCCCTGCTGACCCTGTGCCAGGTGCTTTCCATTTCCATCGGCGACCTTTTTGCCGCGCCGGAAACCAATGTGACGCGCCTGGCCGATGCCCCGCGCATCAGCCTGGGCGGCGAGGGAATCGTGGAACGGCTGGTCACGGCACGGACTGAACGGCGCGTCCAAGTGGTCCGCTCCGTGATTGCGCCCGGCGGGTCCGGCGAAGCCGATCTTTATTCGGTGGACTGCGAGGTGGAGGTGCTGCATGTTGCCCAGGGCAGCTTCGAACTCATCCTGGGCAACGAGCGGATTGAACTTACTACCGGCGACACGGTCACCTTCCCCGGCCGGGAACCGCACTCATGGCACAACCCGTCCGACGAGGAAACAGTTGTGCTCTGGACCCTCGTCAGCCCCGGCGGGGCCTAGGCTGCGGAGCCGGGGGCAGCAGAGCTAGGCGGAAAGGGTTTCGCCGGCCACCGGCTCGGCCACATCTTCACCGGTCAGCCGCTGCAGGTACTCCACCGCTCCGGTGATGTCCCTGCCGGAGGACCGGTAGCCCACGTACCCGTCCGGGCGGATGACCAGCAGTTCAGGCCGGCGCGAGCTCAGGCCCAGGCGGTGGAAGGCCAGACCGCTGACGTCCTTGATGATGCCGGGAGTATTGGCAATGAGGCTGCTGCCGACGGTCAGCTGCTGGATATTGAGCAGTCCGGCGAGCTGGGGCAGTGCCGCCCGGAGCTGATGCGGTGCGTCCTGCGGCCAGCCGGGTCCGCTGAGGAGGATGGCGAAGCCGGGCGTGGCCACCAGGTCCTGCAGGCGCCGTTCCCGGTCCTGGTAGATGACGTCGGCGTCGGGCAGGCGGTCACCGGGCCGGACGCCGCGGGCCAGGAGCGCAGGGAGGCGGATGTTCCCGGCGTCGACCATGCTGCTGCCGCGGTAGTTGATGTTCAGCTGCGCCATGGTCCGGAAGAGCCGGGAGCGGAGTCCGTCCCAGCCTATGGCCTTCGGAGCCAGCGCGGGCAGGAGCTTGGTACGGGGGAGCTTCTTCAGGCCATTGCGACTGGTGGCCAGCTTGAAAATGCGGTCCGTCGTGGACACCACTTCCCGGCCCACGGGCCGACGCTCGGCGTCGTAGCTATCGATCAGTTCATCGCTGGCGAGGCCGCGGGCGCCGAGGGCGAGTTTCCAGCCCAGGTTCAGTGCGTCCTGGATGCCGGTGTTCATACCCTGGGCAGCAACGGGGGAGTGGACATGGGCGGCGTCGCCGGCCAGGAACACGGAACCCTGCTGGAAGTATTCGGCCATCTGGTGCGACAGACGGAAGGTGCTGATCCACTTCGGATCCCGCACGTGCAATGCGCCGTGCGTAAAGGTATCGGCCAGCTCCTGGATCGTTTCAAGGGTGGCCGGCCGATGCGGCGGCTTCATCGCGATCATCCGCCAGGTGGCTGAGCCACCGAGCGGGAACAGGAAGAGGAAACCGTCCTCGGTGGGGTAGGAATGCACGGCGTCCGGTTCCGCACCGTCAATTTCAACGTCGGCCAGGATGAAGGTGTCGGGGTAGGCTCCGCCGCGCCAGTCCATGCCTGCCTTGGCGCGGACCGTGCTCCCGGCACCGTCGGCACCAACCACGTAACGGGCACGGATGCGCTCGATGCCGCGGTCCATTCGCTGGACCTTAGCCTCCATGCCGGCAAACGGGTCCTCGGGATCCAGGCGTGCCAGGTCCTGCAGCTCCGCGCCGCGCTCGATGCGCACCCGGCGGGAGAGCAGGTGCTGGGTAAGAATGCGCTCGGTTTCCGTCTGGGACAGGAACAGCAACTGCTGGAACGCCGAATCCTCCAGCCCGGAGTCAAACAGGTCTACTTCCAGCGTTTCCTCCGGCAGGTGGAGGTGGAGCTCGCGGGCGGGACGCCCGGCGGCAACCAGCTCGCCGCTGACGCCGAAGGGGCGCAGCGCTTCCAAGGTGCGCGGCTGGATGGCGATGGCCCGCGATTCGGTCCCGGGAGACTGGCGCCGGTCGATGATGCGGAAGCTGGCACCGAAAGCAGCCAGCTGGGCGGCCAGGGCAAGGCCCGTAGGGCCGGCACCAACAATCAGGACATCGACGTCGTAGTTAGGGTCTTCGCTGTTATCGTGAGCCGCCATGTCCTCAGCCTAGTCTTGACCCCAACCGCACTTCCACTTTAGCTTTTAGGTAAACTTTTGGTTACCCTCAGGTAACCCTGCACACCGGGCGACGACGCCCATCCCGGAACCGGAGACAGTACCTATGGACAACCTTCCCCGAGTGAACGTGAACGGCCGCATCGGACCCGTGGACGCAGCGCAGATCCCGCGCTACGCAGGGGCTGCCACCTTTGCCCGCCTGCCCCGTCTGGACCAGGTGGAGCACGCCGAGGTCGCGGTGGTGGGAGTGCCCTTCGACAGCGGAGTTTCCTACCGGCCCGGCGCACGGTTCGGCGGTAACCATGTCCGCGAGGCAAGCCGGCTGCTGCGTCCGTATAACCCGGCCCTGGATGCCTCCCCGTTCGAGAATCTGCAGGTGGCCGATGCCGGCGATATGGCCGTCAACCCCTTCAACATCAATGAGGCCATCGAGACCGTCCAACAGAACGCCCTGGACCTCACCGGGAATGGCACCAAGCTCCTGACCCTGGGCGGGGACCACACCATAGCCCTGCCGCTGCTGCGTGCCGCAGCTGAGCGTGCCGGTTCTCCGGTGGCCATGCTGCACTTCGACGCACACCTGGACACCTGGGACACCTATTTCGGTGCCGAGTACACGCACGGCACCCCGTTCCGCCGCGCCGTCGAGGAAGGCATCCTCGATACCGAGGCCATTTCCCATGTGGGCACCCGAGGTCCGCTGTACGGCAAGAAGGACCTCGAGGACGATCGCCGCTTCGGCTTCGGCATCCTGACCTCTTCCGATGTCTTCCGCCAGGGCGTGGATGAGGTGGTGGCGAAGCTGCGGGACCGGATCGGCAACCGTCCGTTGTATGTGTCCGTGGACATCGACGTCCTGGATCCGGCCCACGCCCCGGGGACCGGCACCCCCGAGGCCGGCGGCATCACCAGCCGTGAACTGCTGGAGATCCTGCGCGGACTGCGCGGACTGAACCTGGTGGGGGCCGACGTCGTCGAAGTCGCTCCTGCTTACGACCATGCGGACATCACCGCCGTGGCCGCCTCGCACGTCGCCTATGACCTCATCACACTGATGGGATTGTCGGATGAGCACTGAATCCGCCGCTTCGGGTTCGGGCGACGCCGTCCCCGGCGCCGGTCCCGTCCGCAACGGCGGAGACCTGGTGGTGGAAACCCTCGAAGCCCTCGGCGCCAGCAAGGTGTTCGGCATCCCCGGCCAGCACGCCCTGGGACTGTTCGATGCGCTCTCCCGCTCGCGGCTGGAGTTCATCTCCTCCCGGGTGGAGAACAACTCCGCATTTGCGGCCGACGGTTTTTCCCGGGCCACCGGGCAGGTGGGCGTGCTTTTCCTGTCCACCGGTCCCGGTGCCCTGACCTCGCTGGCCGGGCTGCAGGAGGCCTATGCCACCGGAGTGCCGATGATCGTGGTGGCCAGCCAGATCCCCATTGACGGGCTCGGCGCGCGGCGCCGGGGAATGCTGCACCAACTAGATGACCAGAAGGCCTCCGCCGCCAACGTCACCAAGAGCCAGCGCCTGATCCAGCACGCCTCCGGCATCCCCTCCGCCATCCAGGACGCGTGGACCGAAGCCATCTCCTCGCCGGCAGGGCCGGTGTGGATCGAGATCCCGCAGAACGTGCTGCTCAACCCGGTCATGGTGCCTGCCGTAGAAGACGCGTTGGCAGAACCGTTCGACAACCCCCCGCGCAGCGAACTGGTCAAGGAAGCCGTGCGCTGGCTCTCCGACGCCCGCCGGCCCGCCGTCATTGCCGGCGGCGGCGTGCGCCGCAGCGGTGCCGAGGCTGCGTTGCTTTCCATTGCCCAGAAGCTGCATGCCCCGGTGATCTGCACGCCCGGGGGCAACGGAGCCTTCCCGTGGAACCATCCGCTGTCCCTGCAGTCCTGGATGGAGGACCGGCATATGACGGACGTGCTCGAGGATGCCGACGTACTGGTGGTCATCGGCTCCTCGCTCGGCGAAGTGACGTCCAATTACTTCACCATGGCGCCCCGCGGCCGGATCATCCAGATCGACGCCGAACCCCGGGTCCTGGAGTCCAACCGTCCTGCGCTGGGTATCCGCGCCGACGCCCGGCAGGCCCTGGACGCGCTCGACGCCGCCCTTCCGGCCTCGGCCCGCCTTCCCGACTGGCACGGGCAAAGCGCCGAGGAGCTGGTAGCCGGCGCCTTGGCCCGGGTTCAGGCGCGGCTGGATACCCAGGGCCTCGACATGGAACGCCGCTTCATGGCGGACATCCGCGCCGCGGTCCCCGATGAGATGCAGACCTACTGGGACATGACCATTTCCGCCTACTGGGCCTGGAGCTGCTGGGATGCGAAGTCCGGCCGGTTCCACTCCGCCCAGGGCGCCGGCGGATTGGGGTACGGCTATCCGGGCGCAATCGGCGGCGCGGTGGGCCTGGGGGAG
Encoded proteins:
- a CDS encoding VIT1/CCC1 transporter family protein, which codes for MNSPSSPDPAFSDSSVPSNADKKRWRQYLADEQAEAATYRYLAERRDGEERDILLALAEAEGRHEEHWRTLLGDDAGRKARASFRNRVLGLLARRFGSVFVLALAQRAEGRSPYAQDPNATSAMAADEQIHEEVIRGLATRGRTRLSGNFRAAVFGANDGLVSNLALIMGIGATGVSSTFILISGLAGLLAGALSMGAGEYVSVRSQRELLEASRPTQITLSAAKSLDIDANELVLVYRARGMTKEAAEHRAAERMGLYSCDCDPSFSLNPEADAEDKRDEHESVGTGLGAAASSFCFFASGAVIPVLPYLFGLTGMTAVVLSCVLVGLALLMTGAVVGLLSGASPLKRALRQLAIGLGAAAATYLLGMVFGTTAL
- a CDS encoding long-chain-fatty-acid--CoA ligase yields the protein MSKNFPLTDPARPWTRHYSEGVLEGFSLPDESLVDVVESSVRKYRSKTALQFFGATTSYEELGDQIRRAATGLMKLGVRKGDRVALVLPNSPQHVVAFYAVLRLGAVVVEHNPLYTDRELRHQFEDHGATVAVVWDKVVENVQKLPADIPVRSIVSVDLIPAMPLVNRLALKLPVPALREARAALSPSKRPPRGPRRVVRWQELLDNRPLRKRHPRPEATDLAAIQYTSGTTADPKGAMLTHANLVANAAQGRAWVPGLKPGNETFYAVLPMFHAYGLTLCLTTAMSLGARVVLFPKFDVDMTLKAMKKTPATFLPAVPPIYERLAAGAKEQNISLRGVRSAISGAMNLPPRTVEIWEEATGGLLIEGYGLTETSPIALGNPFAKSRKPGTVGVPFPLTDIRVVDPEHPSVDVPQGHRGELLIKGPQVFAGYWNKPRETEAVLLDGGWFRTGDIVTVDEDHFVTIVDRIKELIITGGFNVSPSEVENALKRHESVDDVAVVGLLRSGGGEDVVAAVVPKAGSRFNAEELRAFVRKELAAYKVPRRIVEIQELPKSLIGKVLRRHVRDSLQNGSAGTVQADGTAETNSPTDSQSKP
- a CDS encoding AI-2E family transporter, with amino-acid sequence MSASSPNRVERDTQPDHARPGRYWSGALGHAGQRSAQILLILLLVSVTVYGLLQVTLVVIPVLLALILGAAIAPFVNWLRRKGWPSALATGLSFLLLLGIFGGLVTGIVFAIRSEWGDLVDQAVAGFDQLYDFVLNGPLPIDQEMLANARDAVIDFATSSTVSSGAIAGISAATTFATGFLLMAVVLFYFLKDGDRIWAFFLRMFPEGDRRDKARLSGFRVMEVLGGYIRGTAIVALVDSVCIGAALFILQVPLALPLTVIVFVGSFIPLVGATAAGVFAALIALVANGPVVALIVVVVIIAVNQLEGNFLQPVVMGKSLSIHALVILLALTAGTILAGIVGAILAVPIAAVGWAVIKVWTGEDNGEDLDEVKEIPDPEDQPEMESAEK
- a CDS encoding sodium:solute symporter, whose translation is MEYINGTIVVLYLLAMLGFGWWGKSRTKNVSDYLVAGRRLGPLFYTGTMAAVVLGGASTVGGVGLGYKYGISGMWLVVAIGTGVLLLSLLFASTLQKLRIYTVSQMLSLRYGTESTKVSSIVMLAYTLMLCATSTGAYATIFVVLFGFERWLAIAVGGAVVLIYSTIGGMWSITLADMAQFIIKTIGVFALMLPFTLSAAGGLDGIRERAGAEFFSITGIGAQSIITYFVVYTLGLLIGQDIWQRVFTARTPLIARWGGTAAGIYCILYGVAGALIGMGASVALSAVESQDDVYADVAMNLLPVGIGGLVLAAAVAAMMSTASGALIAAATVARTDVVPFVRGWFRRGSGSSTDRSAGTQPETGDDAGEDIASNRYWVLGLGVVAILVAIVVQDVVAALTIAYDILVGGLLVSILGGLVWKRGTGLGAGVSMAAGTVVTLGTMIYLEIRAAAPYDGVYANEPIYYGLAASAVAYCVMSLLSRPTAPEVRAAWEKRVAGTSSAEAEGVPAV
- a CDS encoding helix-turn-helix domain-containing protein: MKALPVEPTNAPVAIGVRIRSARQARHLTIEQVAEATGLTKGFLSRVERDLTSPSVASLLTLCQVLSISIGDLFAAPETNVTRLADAPRISLGGEGIVERLVTARTERRVQVVRSVIAPGGSGEADLYSVDCEVEVLHVAQGSFELILGNERIELTTGDTVTFPGREPHSWHNPSDEETVVLWTLVSPGGA
- a CDS encoding FAD-dependent monooxygenase, whose translation is MAAHDNSEDPNYDVDVLIVGAGPTGLALAAQLAAFGASFRIIDRRQSPGTESRAIAIQPRTLEALRPFGVSGELVAAGRPARELHLHLPEETLEVDLFDSGLEDSAFQQLLFLSQTETERILTQHLLSRRVRIERGAELQDLARLDPEDPFAGMEAKVQRMDRGIERIRARYVVGADGAGSTVRAKAGMDWRGGAYPDTFILADVEIDGAEPDAVHSYPTEDGFLFLFPLGGSATWRMIAMKPPHRPATLETIQELADTFTHGALHVRDPKWISTFRLSHQMAEYFQQGSVFLAGDAAHVHSPVAAQGMNTGIQDALNLGWKLALGARGLASDELIDSYDAERRPVGREVVSTTDRIFKLATSRNGLKKLPRTKLLPALAPKAIGWDGLRSRLFRTMAQLNINYRGSSMVDAGNIRLPALLARGVRPGDRLPDADVIYQDRERRLQDLVATPGFAILLSGPGWPQDAPHQLRAALPQLAGLLNIQQLTVGSSLIANTPGIIKDVSGLAFHRLGLSSRRPELLVIRPDGYVGYRSSGRDITGAVEYLQRLTGEDVAEPVAGETLSA
- the speB gene encoding agmatinase, encoding MDNLPRVNVNGRIGPVDAAQIPRYAGAATFARLPRLDQVEHAEVAVVGVPFDSGVSYRPGARFGGNHVREASRLLRPYNPALDASPFENLQVADAGDMAVNPFNINEAIETVQQNALDLTGNGTKLLTLGGDHTIALPLLRAAAERAGSPVAMLHFDAHLDTWDTYFGAEYTHGTPFRRAVEEGILDTEAISHVGTRGPLYGKKDLEDDRRFGFGILTSSDVFRQGVDEVVAKLRDRIGNRPLYVSVDIDVLDPAHAPGTGTPEAGGITSRELLEILRGLRGLNLVGADVVEVAPAYDHADITAVAASHVAYDLITLMGLSDEH
- a CDS encoding thiamine pyrophosphate-binding protein, which codes for MSTESAASGSGDAVPGAGPVRNGGDLVVETLEALGASKVFGIPGQHALGLFDALSRSRLEFISSRVENNSAFAADGFSRATGQVGVLFLSTGPGALTSLAGLQEAYATGVPMIVVASQIPIDGLGARRRGMLHQLDDQKASAANVTKSQRLIQHASGIPSAIQDAWTEAISSPAGPVWIEIPQNVLLNPVMVPAVEDALAEPFDNPPRSELVKEAVRWLSDARRPAVIAGGGVRRSGAEAALLSIAQKLHAPVICTPGGNGAFPWNHPLSLQSWMEDRHMTDVLEDADVLVVIGSSLGEVTSNYFTMAPRGRIIQIDAEPRVLESNRPALGIRADARQALDALDAALPASARLPDWHGQSAEELVAGALARVQARLDTQGLDMERRFMADIRAAVPDEMQTYWDMTISAYWAWSCWDAKSGRFHSAQGAGGLGYGYPGAIGGAVGLGERVLAVSGDGSAMYSISELATARQHNLPVTWLIVDDGGYGILREYMEDAFGKATATELARPDFVKLAESFGVPARRCAPEDIRAALEEAFAGEGPNVVVVEARIGLFAPTHLV